In the genome of Catalinimonas alkaloidigena, the window TCGCGCACCTCGCAGGGCGATCTGTATACCGTAGACGTGACGCTGGACATCATTCAGCCGAAAAACTTGCGGAACAAGCGCGTTTTCGACCTGTTGTCGAGCCTGGTCATGCTGTTCCTGCTGCCGGTGCTGGTCTGGTTCGTGAAACACCCATCGGGCTTTGTGCGGAACCTGTTCCGCGTCTTGTTCGGGCAACGCTCGTGGGTCGGTTTTTCGCGCCCCCGCTCCAGGCAGTTGCCGCACCTTCGGCAGGGAATTCTCTCGCCCCTCATGGGGCCGCTCCACCGTCACTATGATGAAGCCACGCTGCGGCGGGTCGATCAGTTGTACGCCAAAAACTACCGCGTCAGCACCGACCTGAATCTGGTGCTGAGCCATTTCCGCTGGCTGGGGAGACATGAACAGAGCGCGTAGGGCGGAGGGCAATGGAGGCGGTTTCCATAGGGAGTACTGTTGTTAGCCTGTCAAGGCTCTTGCGCGAAGCGTTACAGATCCGCCACCCGGCGGTTCAGGTTAAGCCTTAAGTTTTTCACACTTAACGCCAAAACTCCTTACCTTTTCCACCGAACCCCCGTCTGCCTTAACCATTCCTTCGCATACACATAATACTCGCGCAACCTTCCTTTGCCCGATTCCCTTCACCTTTACACTCCTACTCTCATCCGTTTTATGGCAAAAACTACCGTTTTCCTGGCCCTGAGCCTGCTGGCCGGTGCGCTCCACGCTCAGCATGCGCCGGTCATCAGTCCCACCTCCGCACAGGCCCACAGCCTTGCCCTGCACCAGCCGCATCCGAACAAACGTTCGCCGTTCGCCATGCAGGCGTTCGACGAGCAGATGAAGCCCTTTTACCACGGCGTAGCCTCCGGCGACCCGCTGCCCGACGCGGTCATCCTCTGGACACGCGTCACGCCGGAAACCGATGGCCCCGTGCAGGTGGCGTGGCAGATGGCCACCGATCCTGAACTAACGCAGGTGGTCGCTTCCGGTACGGTAGAGACCCACGCCGATCGCGACTATACCGTGAAGGTAGACGTGACTGATTTGACGCCCGGTACCACGTATTACTACCATTTTGAGGCACTGGGCGCTGTGTCGCTGACCGGCCGCACCAAAACCGCCCCGGCAGATCCCGATCACCTGCGGTTTGTCGTGGTGTCGTGCAGTAACTACCAGGCAGGCTATTTCAGTGGCTACGGGCGCATTGCCGACCGCAACGACCTGGACGCGGTAGTGCACCTCGGCGATTACATCTACGAATACCCGGACAAAACCGAGGCGCCGGGGGCAGGCTATGGCAACGATTCGGTGGCGGCTGACCGTCCGCTGGAACCCGCCTACGAAATTGTCGAGTTGATCGATTACCGGACGCGCTACTCGCTCTACCGCCTCGATCCGGACCTGATTCGCGCCCATCAGCAACACCCCTTCATCACCGTGTGGGACGATCACGAAAGCGCGAACGACTCGTGGATGGGAGGCGCCGAAAACCACAATCCTGACCACGTCTACACCGAAGGAAAAACGGAGGGTAATTGGAATGCCCGGCTGGGCAACGCACGGCAGGCCTATTTTGAGTGGCTCCCCATTCGCGACCGTGCGGATCAGAAATTGTATCGGACGCTGCACTACGGCGATCTGCTCGACCTGATCATGCTCGATACCCGCATTGAAGGGCGCGAGCAGCAGGAAACCAACGTCTTGACTCCGGCTTTGTACGACGAAAGCCGCACCTTGCTGGGCGCGTCGCAAAAAGCGTGGCTGCTGAACGAACTCGAAACTTCGGAGGCTACCTGGAAAGTCCTGGGCAGTCAGGTCATGTTTGCGCCGTTCAACGTGGCCTGGGCGGCCAGCGGAGGCGCCACGCCCGTACAAACCGAATCGATCTTTCTGGACATTTGGGACGGCTATCCGGCCGAGCGGAAGCAACTCCTGACGTACCTGGATACGAACGAGGTGGACAACGTTGTGGTGATTTCGGGCGATTTGCACGCCTCGTTTGCGTTCGATCTCGCCTACCAACCCAGCCGCCTGACCGATTCGGCCAGCGTGCTTCCGGCCAGTGAGGTGACTTACGATCCGGCCACGGGCGAAGGGTCTTTTGCGGTGGAATTCCTGACGCCCAGCATCAACTCCGCCAACTTCGACGAAAACGTGGGGAAAGGCCAATCGGACCTGCTCGAAGCTTTTATCAACCAGCAGCTGCCGCCGTTCGCGCCTATACCGGAGATGTATCAGAACATCAATCCGAACCCGCACATGAAGTGGGTGGACCTGGACCGGCACGGCTACTTCTTGCTGGACGTAACGCCCGAGGCAGCCCAGGCCAACTTCTACTACCTGGACACGATTCTGGCACCGAACAGCGGCGAACGGTTTGTGGCGGGCATGCGCACCGAAAACGGGCAGAACCACCTCACCAGCGCCCCCGAAAGCCCGGAAAAAGAAATGCAGGACACGCCCGCGCCGGGAGGTCCCGTGACGGCCCTCAACCCGCAGGAGACGTCGATGGTGTTGCTGGGCGTCTATCCGAACCCCTTACAAAAGCAGTTTGTGGTACAACTTGCCCTGAACGCCCGCCGGCACGTCGCCATCGATCTGATCGACCTGCAAGGCAGACAGGTAGCCGAAATTCACCGCGCCGAGCAAGCACCCGGCAGTTACCGGATGGTCTTCGACCTTCCCGCCTCCCTGCGGAGTGGTGTGTACCTCTGTCGCCTGCAAACCGACGGGCAGACGTTCACGCAGCGATTGGTGGTGCAACGGTAAGACGAATCAAGCAAGAAGCTAACGCGTAAAGTCAGGGTCATTATGATCCTGACTTTTTTTGCTGTGTATCACCCCTGATGTGTACTTTTTGAATAAAAAGGGACACGAGGTTTTGGAGCGATCATTGCGCTGATGTAAAACGTATGTGGGTATCAGTGACAACCTGGCTTCTGCGTCTTCAAGGCAAGACACAACTAGAAATCGACGTCTTTTTGGTGCGAACGATGGCCAAGCGTCTGTTTTCCGGAAGATTGACCGGTAAGCAAAGAAGACATTACGAAGTCCGTTTTTACAGGATGATGGATCATTTAAAGCGCACCAGAGAACCACGAGCTTTTCATCAACTAGCTGGCATTATGGAAGAGGAAATTAAGATGGGTGTGAAATTGCAAACTCGCAAAATAGAACAGCTAGTGAAAAAAATGAGCGATCTAAAGAAGCTTCGTGAAAAATACTCTTCCGGTTACTAGTTTGGTTTGCAGCGGCCTGACCTCTGTGCATCAACATGCACCAACTTGAACGCCGTTGGATTCGTCGGAGTCGGGTGGGGTTTTCATCTTCGTGCCATTCTCCACTTCACCCACACGATCTTATGCGCTATCGTCTTTCTTGCCTTCCTGCCTGTTTCGTCTGCCTCTTCGTTGCGTTCGCGGTTTCTGCCCAGACGCTTTATGTCGATCCCACCTTGGGCCATGACGCCCATTCCGGTTCCGCTCAGGAACCGCTGGCGACCCTGGAACACGCCGTAGCACAGGCCAATGCACTCACGGGCATCGGTCCCATCACCATCCGGTTGTACCCGGGCGTATACCTGTTGCACGACAAATTGCCGATCAATCCGGTGCGGGTGATGCACGACACGGCGGCCTATATTCTGGAGGCCGTAACCCTGCCCGACGACCCCGACTGGTCGCCCGCCAAAATGCCGGTGATTCAATCCATTTCCGTGAACAATTCGGAGACACAGTTTCCGCACGCGACCGGCTTGCTGGTCAGTGCCGAGCACGTTAAAATCCGAGGACTCAAGTTTCTGGGCAATCCGCATCCGGACGTGGCGTACTACTATCCCATTACAAAAGAAAATCCGGCGTTGCGCGATCTGGAAGTGAGCCAGTGTGCCTTCGTCGGCGACAAGGAAGCGGCCAAGATCCAGGGCGGCATCTGGGCGCACGGCCCGGAAAACAAGGTCGATCACTGTGTCTTCTACGAATGCCGCAACGCGGTGCTCTTCTTCCAGAACGTCCGCGACTTCAGCATCACGCATTCCATCGTTTACGGGGCGTACGAAAGCGCCTTCTGGCTCGGGCCCGACGACGTCCCGTTCACGTTCGCCAACAACGTGATCGCCAACAGTCACTTTTTCCTGGTTGCGCCGCCGGAAGTCGCGTACTCTTCAGCGTTTACCAACAGCCTGATCGCCGGAAACGAACACCATGTCGGCTCCTGGTCCCGCGAAAAACAGCAGGTGGTGGCGCGGTCCAAACCCGCCATGGCCGAGAAGAACCTGGTCAAAAAAGGCGACGTTGTGCTCGTGGAAAATAAGGCGGAGGCGTTGCCTACCGATCATCTGCACCTGACGTCCGGCTCCGCGGGAACAGGGCTGGGGGCGGGGCTTTTCAGGCAGATGAAGTAAAGCTTCTCGACTATTTCCACATCGATTTGATCTCCTGAATGGCACGGTCCAGTTGCGGTTGCTTGCCTTGCTGACGGTCGGCGAAGGTTTCGGGAACTTCGACGTCGGGTTGTACGCCGGTGGCTTCCAGGTCTTTGCCGTCGAGCGAGTAGGTTCCCCACGACGGCAGGCGGTAGAATGAACCGTCGACGAGGCCTTTGCCGGAAGTAAAAATAATCCAGTGGTAGGTGTCGGTCCCGACGATTTTTCCCAGTTGCAAGGCTTTGAAACCGGCGGCCGTCACCTCCGCGTCGCTGAGGCTCTGCTCGTTGGTCAGCAGAATGATCGGCTTGTCGGCCATCGCGAAGTTGGGTTGCGGGGTCGGCTGGCCCTCGCGGTATTTCCACCGCAGGTAGGGGCGGCGTGAGAGGAACTGCAGCACCTTGTCGTGGACGTTGCCGCCGGTGTTGTAACGCAGGTCCAGAATCAAGGCGTCTTTCCGGTAGCCTTCCGACACCATTTCGCGCATGAAACGTTCCAGCTCGCCCTGCCCCATGTTTTTCATGTGGATGTAGGCGATCCGCTCGTCCGAGTGCTGGTCGACGTAGCGCTGGTTACTGTCGATCCACTCTTCGTACAGACGATCGCGAAAGGCATAATACGATTCGGGGTGAAGCTTAACGTCGTGCGAGCGCCCGCTGCGCGAAAACGTCAGCACCATCTCTTGGTCAAGTGTGGGGGCGGTGAAGTACGACTCCCGGTTCCGATCGGGGGCAACCGCCACGCCGTTGACGTGGGTCAGCACATCGCCGGGGCGGATGTTTTTAGCGGTGCCTGTGCTGTCGGTCTGGAGGGCCGGCCCTTCGGTCACCAACGCCTGCACGCGGTACGGATTTTCGTGGTCGAACACCAACCCGACCGTGGCGGTTTTGGTCTGATAAAAAGGCTTTTCTTCGTCGCCCGACGACGAGAAGCCCAGGTGCGAAGAGTTCAGTTCGCCCAGCATGTCGGTGATCAGGCGGCGCAGGTCGGCCCGCGAAGCCACGTCGGGCAAGTAAGTGGCATAGCGGTCGCGGACGGCCCGCCAGTCGGCCCCGTGGAAGTTCTCCGCATAGTAGTTTTCTTCCAGGCCCGCCCACAGTTCGTAGAACATCTGCTGAAACTCGTTCTCCAGGTTCCGGGCAAAATGGTAACTCAGGGTAATGGGCTCAACTTTGCCTTCTTTCGTGTTGAGCGTGTAGAGTTTGCCGTTCGTGAGTAGGTAATAACTGCCTTTGGCTCCGGCGAGGGCGTAACTGCCCACGTTGTCGAGACCGGTCACCTGGCTCGTTTTGTTTTCGTCGAACGGTGCGATCACGGTTTTCCAGAGGGTGCGGTTTCCCTCGGCGTGGTCCGACACGTAGAAGAGCACGAGCTGTCCATCCTGTTCGATGACGTACGGATCGGCCTGACTGCCAAATTCCGGGCCGCGCTGGTGTAGCCGTTCCATCGGCTCACGGAAGTCGATCGTCACGGGGGGCGCTTTCGGCTCCGGTTGCGCGTCCGCATCTTTCTTTTTCTTCTTGGCTTTGCCGTTGTCTTGCGCGGGTGTTTCGGCCGTAAACAGGCGTGCCAGTTCGTCGGAGCGATACGGAGCGTCGTACGGGTGCAGCATCATCTGGTAGATGTGGACTTCACCGGCTCCCATCGGATAGTTGGGTTGCGTCAGGTTCCCGTCGAAAAAGAGCGAGCGCCCGTCGGGTGACCAGAACGGCGCCGACTCCGACACGCCCGTCTGGGTCAGGTTGTGCGTCTCGCCGGTTGCCAGGTGGTGCACGAAAATGTCCTGTTCAAAATCGCGGTAGGCCGTAAAAGCCACGTAGGCTCCGTCGGGCGAAAAGCGGGGCACCGGGTTGTAAAAGCCCCAGAGTTCGTCGTTGACCAGCGTCTTGGAGGTAAAGTTCTTCAGGTTCATCAGCCGCACTTCGTTCCGGCCGCTCAGGTACACCGCCTGCGTCCGCGCCGGGTTGAGGGAGATCAGGCGGTTGCTCTGCGTATCCTGCGTGCGTTGCTGCGGTGTGCCGCTGCCGTCGGCGGCCATCGTGAACCAGTTCGGGTAACCGTCGGCCGTCTGGCTGAACAGCAACGTACGGTTGTCGTCGAGCCATTTCACTTCCTCCACCCGCTCAGTAGGGTTGGTGCGGAGCTGGCGGATAAATTTCCCTTCCACGTCGGAAACGAACAGTTCGCCGCGCGACACAAACGCCAGTTTCTGATTATCGGGCGAGACGTCGAAATCGGAAATTTCCCCCTTCACGTCGAAGTCCTGCGCCTGGGGCAGCGGGTTGTACTGCGGGGCCTGCACCGGCACCTGGCGTGCCGTGCCCGCCTGTGTATCGTAGAGCCAAAGCTGGTAATCTTTCTCGAAAACGACCTTGGTCCCGTCGGCGCTGACCTGCGGCTCCCGCACCGGCGAATCGAAGTTGGTCAGCCTTTTGGGTTGGTTGTTCGCCCAGGTGTACAAGTTGTAGGTGCCGTTCCCTTCGGTCGAGACGAAGTAAAGCGTCCCGTTTCTGTCGATCGTGGGCCAGAAGTCCTTCCCGTCGTAGGTCGTGTATTTTTTATAAGCCCCGGTTTTGGGGTTGTATGATTGAATATCAGGATTGTAGGGACCGTGGTAGCCCTGGCGGTACGTAAAGTAGCTGCTTTCCCAGGTATCGTTGAAAAAGAGTTCGCCACTGGTGGGATGCTCGTGGAGATCGTGCGCGTTGTTGAAATAATGCGTGAAGACCGGCGTCGGGGTCCCGCCCTCGACTGCCACCCGGAAACCCGCTTGCCGGCTCATGCGGTCGGAGGTGAAGTAAAGCGTTTTTGAGTCCCACGACCACGAATTGAGCTCGTCGTCGGCCTCGTGGAAGGTCAGCTGGCGAATGGGGCCGCCCGCCGTGGGCATCACATAAAGGTCTTGATTCCCGCTGGGCGATCCGGAAAAGGCAAGCCACTGGCCGTCGGGCGAAACGCGGGCGTTGGTTTCCTGGCCGTCCATGCCGGTCAGGCGCGTTGCCATCGGTTCACCTGCGCGCATGCGCCAGAGGTCGCCGGCGTAGCTAAAGTAAAGCGTCTGGCCGTCGGGCGAAAGGGTGGGAGACGAGATAAAGCGCACGTCCGATTGCGCATGCGCCAGCAACGGCAGGAGGCAGAGGAGAAAAAGTTTTTTCATAGAAAGGGAGGAAAGATCATACGTCACCGCCTCTAAGCTAATGAAGCACAGGCAAGATTGGTAACGACGGCCCTAAAGTTATGCGCCTCGGTATCCTGACAGGGCCAAGTCGAATAATTGGGAGTCAGAGCAGGCGCTGCGTGCCAGAGAAGCAAGCGTCAGCCTCTCAAACCATTTTGTAGACCACGCTCCTGGACAAGCACCATACCCCAACGCCCGACTTTTGCGTATAGCCTGAAAAATACCTTTCTGACGGAAGTAGGCATGCGCCTCCGTCTTATTCGCTACGGATTATGAAAACCTTTCTTCTCACCACCCTTTTTTGCAGTGCCGCTCTTCTGGCGGGTTGTACCTCTAACTCGACTTCCTCGGAACAGGCGTCTGCCGAAACCGACTCGGTGCCCGCGCCGCCGCAGGACGAACGGCTGACGTACACGGAGGCCATCAACCAACAAGACGAAGTGGGAACGGCCGAGACGCCGACCTTCGAACAACCCAACGACCGGCTGCAGGAGCAGGCCGATGCCATCCTGACGCAGTACCTGAAAATTAAAGATGCGCTCGTGTCGGGCCAGGCCGATGGGGCCAAAGCCGCCGCGCAGAATCTGGTCAGCACCCTGAGCCAGTTTGATCTGGCCAACACCACCGCCGAGCAACGCGACTACTACACGGCCGTGGCGACAAAAGTGAGAGAAGAGGCCGAAGGCATCGAAAAGGCCGGGGGCCTGGCCAAGCAGCGCAACCGCCTGGCGACGCTTTCGCCCACCGTGTACCAACTCGTCAAGGCTTTTCACGCCAACGAACAAACGGTCTATTACCAGTTTTGCCCGATGGCCGAGAACGAAAAAGGCGCGTACTGGATCAGCCAGACCGAGAAAATCCAGAATCCCTACTTCGGCGACGAAATGCTGACCTGCGGCGAAACGCGCGAGTCGCTCGTGAGCAACTAAGCGCAGAGCCCTGCGTGCACGGAGGGGGCAGGACGTTTGGCGCAGAGAGCATAGCGGAGACAACGACGTTGCAAATACGTCGGGCATAAAATTGAATACCAGGGGGTCGGCAAACCGATCTTACCGAAGGATTGTTACCTTCGCGTACGGTCACTCAAAAACGTCCCTTCTTTTTTTACATCATGCCGGGAACTCAACTCAAAATTAAAAACATGGTTTGCCCGCGCTGCATTCGGGTGGTGCGGGAAGAAATGGAGCGGCTGGGGTATCAGGTGCGGGACGTGACGCTGGGCGAAGTGCTGCTGAGCGACGCCGATCCGGACCTGACGAAGATTGCCAGAATGTTGGAAGGCAACGGGTTTGCACTGCTGGCCGACCCTAAAGACCGCCTGGTGGAACAGATCAAAACCGAAGTGATCGACCTGATTCGTTCGGGGCGCATTGAGTCGCTGCACGTCAAACTCTCCGACTACCTGGCCGAACGGCTCGACCGCGACTACACCACCCTGAGTCATCTGTTTTCGACGCACGAAGGCATTACGCTGGAGCGTTACACCATTCTCCAAAAGATTGAACGTGCCAAGGAGCTGATCAGCTACGGCGAGCTGTCCATGAGCGAAATTGCGTACCAGTTGGGCTACCGCACCATCGCGCACCTCTCGTCACAGTTCCGGCAGATCGTGGGCGAATCGCCGACGGCCTACCGCAAATCGTTGCAGTCCCGTGGCGAGGCCGATCCGCGTCGGCCGCTGGACGGAGTGACGAAACGCTGATCTTC includes:
- a CDS encoding alkaline phosphatase D family protein, giving the protein MAKTTVFLALSLLAGALHAQHAPVISPTSAQAHSLALHQPHPNKRSPFAMQAFDEQMKPFYHGVASGDPLPDAVILWTRVTPETDGPVQVAWQMATDPELTQVVASGTVETHADRDYTVKVDVTDLTPGTTYYYHFEALGAVSLTGRTKTAPADPDHLRFVVVSCSNYQAGYFSGYGRIADRNDLDAVVHLGDYIYEYPDKTEAPGAGYGNDSVAADRPLEPAYEIVELIDYRTRYSLYRLDPDLIRAHQQHPFITVWDDHESANDSWMGGAENHNPDHVYTEGKTEGNWNARLGNARQAYFEWLPIRDRADQKLYRTLHYGDLLDLIMLDTRIEGREQQETNVLTPALYDESRTLLGASQKAWLLNELETSEATWKVLGSQVMFAPFNVAWAASGGATPVQTESIFLDIWDGYPAERKQLLTYLDTNEVDNVVVISGDLHASFAFDLAYQPSRLTDSASVLPASEVTYDPATGEGSFAVEFLTPSINSANFDENVGKGQSDLLEAFINQQLPPFAPIPEMYQNINPNPHMKWVDLDRHGYFLLDVTPEAAQANFYYLDTILAPNSGERFVAGMRTENGQNHLTSAPESPEKEMQDTPAPGGPVTALNPQETSMVLLGVYPNPLQKQFVVQLALNARRHVAIDLIDLQGRQVAEIHRAEQAPGSYRMVFDLPASLRSGVYLCRLQTDGQTFTQRLVVQR
- a CDS encoding helix-turn-helix domain-containing protein, with the translated sequence MPGTQLKIKNMVCPRCIRVVREEMERLGYQVRDVTLGEVLLSDADPDLTKIARMLEGNGFALLADPKDRLVEQIKTEVIDLIRSGRIESLHVKLSDYLAERLDRDYTTLSHLFSTHEGITLERYTILQKIERAKELISYGELSMSEIAYQLGYRTIAHLSSQFRQIVGESPTAYRKSLQSRGEADPRRPLDGVTKR
- a CDS encoding S41 family peptidase; its protein translation is MKKLFLLCLLPLLAHAQSDVRFISSPTLSPDGQTLYFSYAGDLWRMRAGEPMATRLTGMDGQETNARVSPDGQWLAFSGSPSGNQDLYVMPTAGGPIRQLTFHEADDELNSWSWDSKTLYFTSDRMSRQAGFRVAVEGGTPTPVFTHYFNNAHDLHEHPTSGELFFNDTWESSYFTYRQGYHGPYNPDIQSYNPKTGAYKKYTTYDGKDFWPTIDRNGTLYFVSTEGNGTYNLYTWANNQPKRLTNFDSPVREPQVSADGTKVVFEKDYQLWLYDTQAGTARQVPVQAPQYNPLPQAQDFDVKGEISDFDVSPDNQKLAFVSRGELFVSDVEGKFIRQLRTNPTERVEEVKWLDDNRTLLFSQTADGYPNWFTMAADGSGTPQQRTQDTQSNRLISLNPARTQAVYLSGRNEVRLMNLKNFTSKTLVNDELWGFYNPVPRFSPDGAYVAFTAYRDFEQDIFVHHLATGETHNLTQTGVSESAPFWSPDGRSLFFDGNLTQPNYPMGAGEVHIYQMMLHPYDAPYRSDELARLFTAETPAQDNGKAKKKKKDADAQPEPKAPPVTIDFREPMERLHQRGPEFGSQADPYVIEQDGQLVLFYVSDHAEGNRTLWKTVIAPFDENKTSQVTGLDNVGSYALAGAKGSYYLLTNGKLYTLNTKEGKVEPITLSYHFARNLENEFQQMFYELWAGLEENYYAENFHGADWRAVRDRYATYLPDVASRADLRRLITDMLGELNSSHLGFSSSGDEEKPFYQTKTATVGLVFDHENPYRVQALVTEGPALQTDSTGTAKNIRPGDVLTHVNGVAVAPDRNRESYFTAPTLDQEMVLTFSRSGRSHDVKLHPESYYAFRDRLYEEWIDSNQRYVDQHSDERIAYIHMKNMGQGELERFMREMVSEGYRKDALILDLRYNTGGNVHDKVLQFLSRRPYLRWKYREGQPTPQPNFAMADKPIILLTNEQSLSDAEVTAAGFKALQLGKIVGTDTYHWIIFTSGKGLVDGSFYRLPSWGTYSLDGKDLEATGVQPDVEVPETFADRQQGKQPQLDRAIQEIKSMWK
- a CDS encoding right-handed parallel beta-helix repeat-containing protein; amino-acid sequence: MRYRLSCLPACFVCLFVAFAVSAQTLYVDPTLGHDAHSGSAQEPLATLEHAVAQANALTGIGPITIRLYPGVYLLHDKLPINPVRVMHDTAAYILEAVTLPDDPDWSPAKMPVIQSISVNNSETQFPHATGLLVSAEHVKIRGLKFLGNPHPDVAYYYPITKENPALRDLEVSQCAFVGDKEAAKIQGGIWAHGPENKVDHCVFYECRNAVLFFQNVRDFSITHSIVYGAYESAFWLGPDDVPFTFANNVIANSHFFLVAPPEVAYSSAFTNSLIAGNEHHVGSWSREKQQVVARSKPAMAEKNLVKKGDVVLVENKAEALPTDHLHLTSGSAGTGLGAGLFRQMK
- a CDS encoding DUF3347 domain-containing protein; the protein is MKTFLLTTLFCSAALLAGCTSNSTSSEQASAETDSVPAPPQDERLTYTEAINQQDEVGTAETPTFEQPNDRLQEQADAILTQYLKIKDALVSGQADGAKAAAQNLVSTLSQFDLANTTAEQRDYYTAVATKVREEAEGIEKAGGLAKQRNRLATLSPTVYQLVKAFHANEQTVYYQFCPMAENEKGAYWISQTEKIQNPYFGDEMLTCGETRESLVSN